One window of Quercus robur chromosome 5, dhQueRobu3.1, whole genome shotgun sequence genomic DNA carries:
- the LOC126726342 gene encoding cyclic phosphodiesterase-like isoform X2 — MATSQQVEPEKQAYSVWAVPPDDVAARLKKLMDSLGSEFGGPKFEPHITVVGAVRLTPEDAVEKFRSACEGRKAYTATVDRVATGTFSSQGVFLVIHPTTEVVETSAHCCGHFGYKKSTPYMPHLSLLYADLTEDEKKKAQERASILDESINSLSFQVNRLALYKTDTEDKTLESWEKISECFLSPN; from the exons ATGGCAACCTCCCAACAAGTAGAGCCAGAGAAGCAGGCGTACTCGGTTTGGGCTGTCCCACCTGATGACGTGGCGGCCAGGCTGAAGAAGCTGATGGATAGCCTTGGGTCCGAGTTCGGTGGGCCCAAATTCGAGCCCCACATAACTGTTGTTGGGGCCGTCCGTTTGACACCGGAAGATGCGGTTGAGAAGTTCAGATCAGCCTGTGAAGGCCGCAAGGCTTACACTGCCACCGTTGATCGTGTGGCTACGGGCACTTTCTCTTCTCAGGGTGTTTTCCTTGTCATCCATCCTACTACAGag GTAGTGGAGACTAGTGCACACTGCTGTGGTCATTTTGGATACAAGAAATCGACTC CTTACATGCCACATTTGAGCCTACTTTATGCGGATCTGACAgaggatgagaagaaaaaagctCAAGAGAGAGCTAGTATCCTTGATGAAAGCATTAATAGTTTGAGCTTCCAAGTTAATCGCCTTGCATTATACAAAACAGACACTGAGGACAAAACTCTCGAATCCTGGGAGAAAATTTCTGAATGCTTCCTTAGCCCAAATTAG